The Solea senegalensis isolate Sse05_10M linkage group LG11, IFAPA_SoseM_1, whole genome shotgun sequence genomic interval TCAATGGTCACGTCATTTTTAACCTGACTGCGAGGCTTCCGTGCATCGTAGAACAGTTTCCAGAGATGGGAGATCCAGGCTTGTAGCAGGATGAACTGAGAGGAGAGCCTCTTCAACACCATAGACAACAGGCCATCTGAATGAATAACAGCAAGGACACAGATGCAGCTTTTATTGTCTTCCAATGGATTCAGTTCAAATAGTGGATGTAATGTCACAACCATGACTTATTAGATCTATGTTGCAGTGGACATCGCAAGCAAATCACAGGTGTAACTCAAAACATTAAATGCCTCTTTTGATCACTGATCATGATGTACAAACTAAAATACAGTAACTGTACCGGTCAGGCAGCAAATTATTGTTGTATCATTATTAAAACTCCATTAACAAACTGCAAAAGTATTATGTGACTAAACTTTAGTGAAATCAAGTGAAGGGTTGGCTTAGAGAAGGTTTCAGTGGAGGTTACATAGGATTTTCATCAACAGGAGGAGACCCTAGACTTAAATCAGGTGATACTGAGTACAAGCAGATAAGTCAGTTACCTTGAATGGCTGAATCCAAACGCAGCAATAAAAGcaggacagaaaaagaagaatgtgaCGCTTATAGCAAACAAGTGATTGATTATCCCATCATACCCAACTTATGTCCatagaaataaatgatgatttaaatgattGAATCACATATGTTAAAATGATTAAACATGAGAATTAAAAACTCCTCCAAATGATACATAGATGTTTGAACACTGATGCACAGCAAACATTGATGCTTAAAGATCAACACTCTTGAACAAAAATAAGGAAGGAATGTTTGGTTTGACATTTACCAGCCTTTTTGCCAAACTCTCCCTCCAGCTCTGCTTGCGTTCCTGTGAGGGGCAGATCCACCATTTCCATTGTCACCACATCTGACAGGGCCTCCTCTCTTGTCCATATTACACGCCCTGGAAAACAAGACTTATTGTTGTTCTTTCCACACCCTGTGACACTATGTAGTTTATCCTGACGCTTTCTCTGAATTATGAAATGACACCGTTTTCCACTGTTAATGCCTGTGGAAAGGGGCAGGACTATGTGTACAATACTTAACGAAAACTATGAGCCCATTTGTGCTCCACACTGTGGTTGTATGGTGACAGCATTGATGATTATGAAGTCAACATACACCAAAATGTTATCATAAGGCAAAGCACAGCTTAAatttcttttagaaaaaaaagaattgatgTAAAACAGCACAAGGGATAGAATCTTCAAATTAATCAAAACTCATTTATGATTTTCTTCAACAAACCATATGTggacaataataatgatgtccaCATCCACTTAGCATAATTGGAGGATCTTACTAAAGTATATCTCTTATTTTGATACTAAGAGCAGGTATTGCTTTTTCTCTGGCGCCCCTCAGTGGTAGAATCAAAACTGACACCGTTGCAGCCAGCACCACTtcataacattaacattagcaCTCTTTTAACATTGATATACTTCCTTGTTTTGTCCTCCATACCTGGCTGTTGTATGAATGTAAGTGTGTGGTCCTCTGTCTGCACCATAACCCTGTAGCCAACAGAGTCGTCTTTCTTGAGAAATGCCTGTACATACAGCTGAGAGACAGAATAAACACAACTCATATTAGAAAATCATAAGTAATCAATTTCAGCTCCGCATAAAAGCCCTGGTTGCATGACCAACCACAGAAGAATCACCAAAGAAAAATAGACATACCTTCTCTGGTTTCCCACCATTAGGATCCATATTAAATATCAGACCTGTGTCCAGAAGTCTGCGTCCAGATTCTGCACTAAAGAGATTAACACTGCAAGCCTATGGGAAGAAAAATATAGTAGTATTGTTTGTGGTGGTTACAAAAGAAATTGATTATTATCAGTACACTTGACATTTAAAGATGCTTTGATTTAAGATCAAAAGGTCAATCAACCCATAAAGGTCACAGGTCTGACAGACAGATACACAGCCATGTAAAAAGACATTCATCAAGGACAAAAGATGACAAATAAGAAATATACCATAAACACATAGAAAGTACAACTGCCAACCACAAAAATATGATTCCTCCTTCACTCACAGTTTTATTCTTGGGTGACATGACAGCAGCAATTGTCTTCTCTCCAGTGGTAGCAAAGGAAACCAGCATTGCCTACAAAGCCAGACAAATCAAATACATCATCATTAATTTTCTCTTCTGAAAGCTTAAACTCAAAACTGCAATTTCCATATATGGCACATTGAAAATTACACTTTtaccattaaaaaaatgtcatatttttaaatgtaggaACCTGACAATACAGTGTGATTTCTTCTTGAGTGATACCCTGatatttttttgaaagattttacCAACCCATTTGCCTCGGACAAATGCTACCAGATTTTATGCAATGGTAATTGAAGCTTTTATGCAGAGTTGCTCATAATGCAGTGGTTATCAATAAATAAGCTAACACAAAGATAACATTGACTTACAATAAGGTGCATATCACAAAGCAATCTGGATTGCAGTTGTCATTTATGGTCGTTGAGATACAAgtgcagagtaaaaaaaaaaaagttaaaaagtacGTACTGGCTTGAAATCCCTGAGTGTAACGATCAGACCACTGTTTAGCTGGAGAAGCAGGTAATGTTCTGGCCCAAGATGAAGTAAAAATTCTGACAGTGGCGGACGAGCTGGATTGGGCTGAGTGGACACAAGTGCTGGGTGGAAGCCGGGGGCAGTCTGGAGTCCCAGTGactaaataaagacaaagaggaagaggagaaattAAACAgagtaattaataattaataataattttttggGTTCTTTTTGGCAGTTACCTGCAGAGGAATCTGGGTCATCTGTGATTGTACATGTAAGTCAAGCATGTATAGGGACACAGTTGCTGAGTCCACACATGTCAACATCCCCTGGCCCACTACTGCACAGCTGGCCTGTATGTTGGATAGCCACGGAGCTTCAACTGAGACCTAAAGACAAAACAGGCAGTGGTGTCAGAAACAACTTAATAATATATTACTATATCAGTTTGGTTTGCTTGGTGTATTCCATCCAAGTATTATaacaattatatttatattctagaaagagtaaaataaataaggaTTACCTGTTTGATAATCTCACCATCCTCCACACTGTAAGCAACAATAGTAATGTGGGAATGAGGAACGACTCCCAGTACGTAAACTTCACCATTTCCACCAGAATACACAGCCTGGTAGTCCACTGTTTCactgcagagagacaaagatgaTTTTTATTCAGTCACTGTACAGTATTTGATGTAAATACTCTAGCTGGCAAAATAGGTGAAGAGAAAAAGCAACTAAGTCATGGGGGAGGAATATGCTTTTGGAACACCTAGTTTCAACAAGTTTCTACACATTTCTAAGTCTGTCActtaagataataaaaaaaggataatTTAAGATGGAAAGCCCACAGTCAAAAGTCACATGGCCTTAAATGTTGAGAATTTCAAGGTCAATTACCTGTCTGGAAGGTTCTCTATCCATTTTTGATGACCATTGAAAAGGTAGTGGAGAGAAATGGCAGTTTTCTTCAGGACAGCCACATGTTTCACTGTGTCCTGCTGTCCAACCAAACACGCTGACTgaaaactaaaatgtaaaaCGAAAACACTTACACTGGAtcagaataaatacataataatttaGTCGCTGCCGCTTTGTGTTATCAAAGAAGTAATCACCTGCCAGAGTCCAGTACAATCTCCCAGTTTAAACCACCAACATTTATCTCCCAGGAGCGCAGCAGCCGGCCATTGCCTACCACCAGCAACGCATCTAGGAGACAATGTCATGATATATATGCTTTCAGGAAAGTGAAAATAGGTTTACCTTTAAAAGGTCTTTAAGCACAACATCAATGGCACAATTTACCTTGTCCATGCTGCAGAAAAGCATCAATATTTCCCTCTGGCCCTGTCTTATCCACATGTCGCCAAACTAAAGCAAACAATTATGGtaattaatatcattattagcATGGACACAGCCCAGTAGAGCTGCATGATACAAATTACTCACGTAGTTCTCCAGTCCTGGTATTGAGCGCAGCAAAAACATTCTTCTCTGTAGCCAGAAGCACCTTTTTTGATGACTGagaatgtgtgtcaaaatgtgaaaaacgaACCTTGCCTACATATTTTTGCCTCCTGTGAATCACAAGAAATTGGTTGTCAGAGGTTGTATCATCACACGGATTTCAAATCATTGTTATGATAGCTCAAAAGAGGGGTGGGCAATatgtccaaaaacaacattacaatAACAGATTTTCAAATCAGTTGATACATATCAGACTGACTTTAGGTCCTGAAAATTACAAACACTTGTTAGACAGAGAAtcatttaacataaatatatgttgtgtctcagtgttgttGCACAAACcattaacattattaatatatattaaacttttgtttttactgctaTTGAAGAAACTTTTATAGCGATATGTAATACATTACTGCCCAACCTGAGCTCAGATAAAAACAGGAGAATAATGGTGGTTGGTATCAGTTTGGACACAATCCTTACAAATTGGTTTAATTGAATCATCGACTTCATAAACAAAGTGAATATATATTTGAGAATCCATCCTGATCCCTTATTCATTGTCTATATTTGCGGGTGGGGGTAGCacagtggttaagaccgataccccgtgtgcaaaagacatcattgtcgcaagttcaactccacccctggcaggttgtactcaattcccttgtaagtcactttggataaaagcgtctgctaaatggcatgacatgtaatgtaatgtaatgtaatttatacACCGGGTTGCAGCTGAAGGCTGTGACAGGTGTTAGCATTACCGTCCCCATTTCAAAAAACGGCTCAAAAAATAAAGTAGCAGATATACGGGGTTAGTTCATCAGATCACTCTTACCAGTCAAATTTCCCCACTTGATCCTCAAACACGGCCTCGACGGCGATACTCAAAATAATGCATTTCAGGCACAACAAAATTAGCCTCTCCATTGCAGCAGTAGCTTTGACTTGCTCTTCAGGAGGAGGAAGTCGGAAGTAGACTTCCTTCTTTTTGTCTTATGAATGAGAAGTGCTGCCCCCTATAGGCGAGAAGTAAATTGAATGCCGTCACTGAAGGTTTATGACAACAGTCCTCCATGAAGGCTAAAATATACCTTTTTTTTAGAGAAACTGTGTAAAGACGTATTAATTCAATTGCAGGCTGTGGTGATGgtgctgtattttcattttgaatataTTTAGTAAATTTAGTAAACCTTCACCTCAcctatgtatttttttctccactgaaaaattaaaaaaaaaaaggatcagaGGTTGTCGCgagagaaacaaaagcaaagccACAGAATTCAGAACACCAAATAGAAgtcaatataaacaaatgaataaatatgtccAAACCAATACAATACAAgtaagtggttttttttattattatttggctTATTATCAAGGTGTTTCATAGATAAGTGGTCGACTTTCTGGGTAAAACCTGGTTTCATGAGAAGAGACAGATTCCATTCAACCCTGAGTAGAACAGCTCTCGAAACTGACTGGCTTCAGAACAAGCAGAAGGCagtgcaatgtggggattaggtaaattggaaactctaaattgaccataggagtgagtgtgagagtgaatggttgtttgtctctatctgtgtgtggccctgcgatggactggtgaactgtccagggtgtaccctgcctatcgcccgatgtagctgagattggcacagcacccccgcgaccttctggtggaggataaagcggtagatgatgactgattattgttgttattattatgatcctTGCTCTGCAGGTCCCCGTGAGTCCACGGCTGCATGATTTGATACAGTTGCAAggctattattgttattattattactattagaGTGTACTACAACAAGGCTGCATATCTTTGAGTGTCATTCTGCCAGAGATTTTTCCTATTCAAAGGCAGTCTTTTTGTGTCCACTGAATTGCTTGGCAtgatagaaataaaatgtattttccatAACTAAATGAATATAATCAACAATCAATGAATGCATtaacagtggggaaaaaaagataaaaggatGAAGAGATAGAAGGAAGATGAGGAAGCAAAGTAGAAGAGGCAAAGGACCTCTTCCATTCACCCTAGCCTTCGAAATAAGAGCTCATGTCTTCAGCTATAACTAATTCCTCTACAGACATTTTCCCAAAACACAAAAGTAGAATAATAGTTTACAGTACTTTGAACTGCGATAAAGAACGTTGAACTGTGTATCGTGCTGCAAGAAACAAATTGGCAGTAGAGGaggtaaagtaaaagtaaaataacaggGGGCAGCAGAAAGACAACTGTCgtaaaaaacaccaaaaactaACCAACATTGGCAAAGGCTATTGCAACACTGCAACAACTATAGGTCTTAAGGATTTAAGGACTTTAACTTACTACATGATGCAGTAATTGCAGAAACTATTCATGTAGAAAGATGTCATATAGAAAATGATTCTTTACAAATCAATgagataaaagtgtaaaaattgTCCAGTTTAATGGGATTAAATGGCAAGAAATAAAGTCTATTCGGGATGGGCCAATAACATATTCAGCATTGGTATCCGtatgatactggtcaaaatcacttgaTTGAATATCACAAAATGAACATAACTCCAGTACACTCCAAACTCTCCATGTCACaaattgttttgtaaaaagatttCATGGACCAATATTGGTAAATATGCATATATTGGAATTGGTatcaggttaaaaaaagaaagcctgAGTCATCTCTTGTCTTCAtgatatgtttgtgttatttgtgcAAACAAGCCCGTTATTCCCAAAACGATCCAAATTAATCGGACGATGACTTTACTTTATGTCATCATTTATCTCTTGGCTCAACTCTTGTGGGAATGTGAGATTTTGAGCGCCCCCGTGTGATTAACTTTCAGTTTCCTCTTCCAGTGGCTAGTTTTTTTCAACGGGATTGCAAGATGGCGTCGAGTGGAGGAGAAGGGGAACAGGAATGGACAGCGGCAGTGCGGCCGCTTTTATCGGCTTCGTACACAGCTTTTGAAACAAAAGACCTACCTCAGCTAATTGGGTCTATAATCAACAGGTAAACCCACTAAATGTCAATACATTGCCGGTCACTGTTTGCTTAGATTTTGGCTGTGTCCACCCAGGTGTTAGCTGACTGGCTAACTGGCTAACTTAGCTCAGTTAAGTTGGATGGGAAATGTTACCCACTTAGCTAAGTATAGCAGCTAGAAAGCTACATGAGCTAAATAGCACTTGTACTGATTCGGTTGACGTTAGCTAatatgctaacgttagctaacTTATACAAATTGCTGTTTTGCTTGGCCATGGTGGTAACTCATACGGTTTAAAACGAGGCATAGCCCACGCCGAATTGAGGATTGTCGATAATGTCACACtattgtcatgtaaacatacacgACGAAAGTGTTATGGGAAGGGAATGTGCTTCATCATTAGCTAGCTAACACAAACATTAGCCACTAAGCGAACTAATGGGCCTTTATAAACGTAGCGTTGAAGTGACCATATACTTTTTTGACAACATCTAGTACCGTTTATCGTCATCATATCATACCATATGTGTTTATGGGTTGTACACGAAAAATTCGAACCTCAAACACAAGGAAGGACTCATCGAAAGccaaattttaaaataataaacatatggTTTGATATTCAATCGAGCAATGGACTTTGTCATTTGCCAATAAATTGTTATATTCTTAAAActtaaatatcataaatatCAGAGTTTTATGAAACATAGTGCAGCAAAGTTGAGATTTGAAATGGAATGCACTTGTCTTTTTTCCGTTTGTGATCATGTATACTTACTAAGGTGATGTCTAGAAATTCAAATTGATTCTCGTTTAAAGAGGAAAATTGGTGACCACGTTTGGTCAGGTGATTACTATTCCAGTGCTGACTCATCAGCCCTACATTATCAAAGTCAgacaaatttttttttgtgattgacagcttaaaagtgtgtctcacatcctgagaaaaagaaatggacaACATTGACTGAGGGCtgcaacagaaaaagacaatgttttattaatgcaCACAAGTAGTGTGAAATGTTAACTGTGTATGATAATTTCTTAACTGTATATGATGATTTCTTTTCTATCCATTATCTAATTTTGTTTCACTTGGATCCACTGTGGCGATCCCTGGAgtgggagaagccaaaagaaaacaagtctaTCAAAACATATTTCCTTTTGCTCTTGTCATTGTGGCTTTATGATACACACAACATGTACTTGCCTAAAAACACGTCATTATTTTCAGTCATAATGGCACACAAGTAAAACAATAAGGTCAATGTTGTAACTTCAATACAGCAGAAAGATTTTGTATGCTCCATTGGAATTTGGAGGAAGTCTTTTTACCTGATCCATCCAGTATGTTGATAAACCTGCAGACATAATTCAGTGGTTTGTCCACCAGGAGCAAAACCTTGAAGTCAATTAACCATAAGCCAATGGATAAGTTTGGTTAACTTGAATCTTTACAGGCTGAGCCTTTAAGATCGGGTAATATGACTAGCAGCTCCTAGTTGTTTTCATCATGATATAATTTTGTTCTATTTCCCACTGGACAACTTAGAATGCCAAGTTTATGGATTTAATCTTATGTGGAATTACATATTTTTGAtactttaaattgtatttttatattgtattgGATATGACTTTAgagaaaaaatgttgatgtagATGATGGATAACAGAAATACCAGGGTTCATGGTTCTGTGAATGATTTGTGTAAAGAAACTGGGTTGATTATGTggttggataaaagcgtctgctaaatgacatgtaatgtaatggtttCCAGCAACTCTAACAGCTTCTCATTTGCTTGGATGTATGAGATCAGTTTTGAAAAGGTGCTCCTGTCTCATAGAGTTTCTGTTGTTGAaggtgtgacatttttaaaatgaagaaaaacaatgcgGTTGAGAGATTTGACACaagtattttctccattaataaCATGCTCATGTTTCATTTGCAGTGAATCAGACATTCTTCACCACGACAAACAATATGAGCCTTTCTACTCATCATTTGTGGCACTTTCTGCACATTACATCACCACAGTATGTGGACAAAGTatgtatgcttttattttcttctttagtGCATTGGATAATGGATTGCTAATACTTTTTAAGCTAGAGTACTTCATTAGCTTTTGGTGAATTGTCTTCTCACCAGTTAACaattttttcttattctttctAGTACCGAGAAATCAGTTGCTCTCAGTTGCTGCTGCATGCAAAGTATTGATTGAGTTCTCATTGCTGCGTTTGGAGAACCCAGATGAGGCATGTGCTGTATCTCAGGTAATAACACAGCAGGGTGGTGTCAAATATATTCCAGAAAATAAGTTATTATCGTTTATACTGTTGTCATTTCATTCTACCCTTTATACTGAGAACATTGTTCCATTTTCTATAGAAACACCTGATTCTTCTAATAAAAGGACTTTGCACTGGCTGCAGCAGACTAGATCGCACAGAAATCATTACTTTCACTGCTATGATGAAGTCTGCCAAGTTGCCTCAAACCATCAAGACCCTTTCAGATGGTAAGTGTCCCCCTGTTACTTGTATTTAAATTGATTATCTGcattataatttattaaaagCTTTGATAAAATTAGTCGATTTTCTCAACATTGGTTTCAATTTGTGAGGTAATATTTTCGTGTGCATACATATACAAAGGACTGGAATGAGACTGAAAAAACTGTCCCTATTCTTTAACAGTGGAAGACCAGAAAGAGTTGCCCACTGCTGTGAATCCAGAGCTTCGACAAAAAGAAGTACAAATGAACTTCTTTAACCAACTAACATCAGTTTTTAACCCTGACCTTACAACCATTTTGGCCTCCCCATCAGCACAAATGCAGGTGAGTGCTGTAGACCAGTCTTCTCTATTACCGCAGAGCTTGCTATTACTGTCATAGGAAGCTCAaatttacttcatttattttactaaaaaacaaacatgtcatcatttattcattcatttatttatttatctatttatttaccTACCCTCCCCAATTATAGACTGAGAGTGATTGTGATGACCAAACCACAGAACAGGCTCTTCAGACCAAAATGAAAAATGCCTTTGTCTCTCAGAATGTGTCAAGCTTACAGGAACTTGGTGAGTTTTAACCTATTATGTTGCTGTAGTAATACCAATGTTATGGTTATGTCACATATATATAGTTTAGAAAGTGTCCATTTACTAATATGCACAAATAACAATTGTCCAGGTGGGTCTGAGAAGTTGCTGCGAGTGTGCCTCAACCTACCCTACTTTCTGCGCTACATCAACCGTTTCCAA includes:
- the emc1 gene encoding ER membrane protein complex subunit 1 isoform X2; this translates as MERLILLCLKCIILSIAVEAVFEDQVGKFDWRQKYVGKVRFSHFDTHSQSSKKVLLATEKNVFAALNTRTGELLWRHVDKTGPEGNIDAFLQHGQDALLVVGNGRLLRSWEINVGGLNWEIVLDSGSFQSACLVGQQDTVKHVAVLKKTAISLHYLFNGHQKWIENLPDSETVDYQAVYSGGNGEVYVLGVVPHSHITIVAYSVEDGEIIKQVSVEAPWLSNIQASCAVVGQGMLTCVDSATVSLYMLDLHVQSQMTQIPLQSLGLQTAPGFHPALVSTQPNPARPPLSEFLLHLGPEHYLLLQLNSGLIVTLRDFKPAMLVSFATTGEKTIAAVMSPKNKTACSVNLFSAESGRRLLDTGLIFNMDPNGGKPEKLYVQAFLKKDDSVGYRVMVQTEDHTLTFIQQPGRVIWTREEALSDVVTMEMVDLPLTGTQAELEGEFGKKADGLLSMVLKRLSSQFILLQAWISHLWKLFYDARKPRSQVKNDVTIENLSRDEFNLQKMMVMVTASGKLFGIDSKTGSILWRHNLDNIPAHAAFKLMVQRTTAHFPHPPQCTLLIKDKDTGLATLHVFNPIFGKKSHITPPTLPQPILQSLILPLMDQDYAKVLLLVDDQYKVSAFPSTKNVLQQLQEMASSIFFYLVDSSQGRLSGYRLRTDLSTELIWEVIIPAEVQTIVSVKGKRPNEHVHSQGRVMGDRSVLYKYLNPNLLAVVTESTDLHQERSFIGILLIDGVTGRIFHEAIQRKAKGPVHVVHSENWVVYEYWSTKSRRNEFSVIELYEGMEMYNSTVFSSLDRPHAPQVLQQSYIFPASISTIEATLTEKGITSRHLLIGLSSGGILSLPKMFLDPRRPEIVSEQIREENLIPYAPELPIRTEWFINYNQTVSRVRGIYTAPSGLESTCLVVAYGLDIYQTRVYPSKQFDVLKDDYDYMLISSVLFALFFATMISKRLAEVKLLNRAWR
- the emc1 gene encoding ER membrane protein complex subunit 1 isoform X1, giving the protein MERLILLCLKCIILSIAVEAVFEDQVGKFDWRQKYVGKVRFSHFDTHSQSSKKVLLATEKNVFAALNTRTGELLWRHVDKTGPEGNIDAFLQHGQDALLVVGNGRLLRSWEINVGGLNWEIVLDSGSFQSACLVGQQDTVKHVAVLKKTAISLHYLFNGHQKWIENLPDSETVDYQAVYSGGNGEVYVLGVVPHSHITIVAYSVEDGEIIKQVSVEAPWLSNIQASCAVVGQGMLTCVDSATVSLYMLDLHVQSQMTQIPLQSLGLQTAPGFHPALVSTQPNPARPPLSEFLLHLGPEHYLLLQLNSGLIVTLRDFKPAMLVSFATTGEKTIAAVMSPKNKTACSVNLFSAESGRRLLDTGLIFNMDPNGGKPEKLYVQAFLKKDDSVGYRVMVQTEDHTLTFIQQPGRVIWTREEALSDVVTMEMVDLPLTGTQAELEGEFGKKAAIQDGLLSMVLKRLSSQFILLQAWISHLWKLFYDARKPRSQVKNDVTIENLSRDEFNLQKMMVMVTASGKLFGIDSKTGSILWRHNLDNIPAHAAFKLMVQRTTAHFPHPPQCTLLIKDKDTGLATLHVFNPIFGKKSHITPPTLPQPILQSLILPLMDQDYAKVLLLVDDQYKVSAFPSTKNVLQQLQEMASSIFFYLVDSSQGRLSGYRLRTDLSTELIWEVIIPAEVQTIVSVKGKRPNEHVHSQGRVMGDRSVLYKYLNPNLLAVVTESTDLHQERSFIGILLIDGVTGRIFHEAIQRKAKGPVHVVHSENWVVYEYWSTKSRRNEFSVIELYEGMEMYNSTVFSSLDRPHAPQVLQQSYIFPASISTIEATLTEKGITSRHLLIGLSSGGILSLPKMFLDPRRPEIVSEQIREENLIPYAPELPIRTEWFINYNQTVSRVRGIYTAPSGLESTCLVVAYGLDIYQTRVYPSKQFDVLKDDYDYMLISSVLFALFFATMISKRLAEVKLLNRAWR